Proteins encoded by one window of Musa acuminata AAA Group cultivar baxijiao chromosome BXJ2-9, Cavendish_Baxijiao_AAA, whole genome shotgun sequence:
- the LOC103999147 gene encoding metal transporter Nramp3.2, producing the protein MAPRNPIFEEEAEEEAAESFLPLRSQPSGGGADGKARRTLAAYEDGSEDETTERAFESGEKVVVAWVSDEDCGDDGPPPPFSWRKLWLFTGPGFLMSIAFLDPGNLEGDLQAGAIAGYSLLWLLLWATAMGLLIQMLSARLGVATGHHLAELCHEEYPRWAMLVLWFMAEVALIGADIQEVIGSAIAIKILSRGMIPLWVGVVITALDCFIFLFLENYGVRKLEAFFAFLIATMAFSFTWMFGEAKPSGKELLIGTLVPTLGSKTIKQAVGIVGCVIMPHNVFLHSALVQSRKIDPNKKSHVQEALRYYTIESTIALIISFMINLFVTAVFAKGFYGTKVADTIGLENAGKYLQEKYGGGLFPILYIWGIGLLAAGQSSTITGTYAGQFIMGGFLNLRLKKWSRSLITRSFAIVPTIVVSLFFDTYDSALDTLNQWLNVLQSVQIPFVLIPLLTLVSKEQVMGVFKIGPTIQAVTWIVAALLLIINGYLLLEFFSSEIHGPLFGLVVCVIVVIYMAFIAYLILRGRDLFIRLTSYFTRYSLVQLVVTRCLCSRSSV; encoded by the exons ATGGCGCCAAGAAACCCCATCTTCGAagaagaggcggaggaggaggcggcggaatCCTTCCTCCCGCTCCGATCGCAGCCCTCGGGCGGCGGCGCCGACGGCAAAGCAAGGCGCACCCTCGCCGCCTATGAAGACGGGTCGGAGGACGAGACCACCGAGCGCGCGTTCGAGTCCGGAGAGAAGGTCGTCGTCGCTTGGGTCTCCGACGAGGACTGCGGCGACGACGGCCCCCCGCCGCCTTTCTCCTGGAGGAAGTTGTGGCTCTTTACTGGGCCAGGATTTCTGATGAGCATTGCGTTCTTGGATCCCGGGAACCTAGAGGGGGATCTCCAGGCCGGGGCGATCGCTGGGTACTCGCTGCTCTGGCTGCTGCTCTGGGCGACGGCGATGGGGCTCCTGATCCAGATGCTCTCTGCGCGGCTCGGTGTGGCCACGGGACATCACCTCGCGGAGCTGTGCCACGAGGAGTACCCCCGGTGGGCGATGCTGGTGCTGTGGTTCATGGCGGAGGTGGCGCTGATCGGCGCGGATATACAGGAAGTGATTGGGAGTGCCATCGCGATTAAGATCCTCAGCCGAGGAATGATTCCGCTCTGGGTTGGGGTCGTCATCACTGCTTTGGATTG CTTCATCTTTCTGTTCCTTGAGAACTACGGAGTGAGGAAATTGGAAGCATTTTTCGCTTTTCTTATTGCAACAATGGCTTTTTCATTTACGTGGATGTTTGGTGAAGCCAAGCCCAGTGGGAAGGAGCTTCTGATTG GTACCTTGGTTCCAACACTTGGCTCAAAAACAATAAAGCAGGCTGTTGGTATTGTTGGTTGTGTGATAATGCCACACAATGTCTTCTTGCATTCTGCTCTTGTACAATCAAGAAAGATTGACCCTAACAAGAAAAGCCATGTTCAAGAAGCACTAAGATATTATACTATAGAGTCAACGATTGCGCTAATCATTTCCTTTATGATAAATCTCTTCGTTACAGCAGTTTTTGCAAAGGGATTTTATGGTACTAAAGTAGCAGATACCATTGGCCTTGAGAATGCTGGGAAATACCTACAAGAGAAGTACGGGGGAGGGCTATTTCCTATTCTATATATTTGGGGAATTGGGTTATTAGCAGCTGGACAAAGTAGCACGATTACTGGAACTTATGCTGGACAGTTTATAATGGGTGGATTTCTCAATCTCCGTTTGAAGAAATGGAGCAGATCATTGATCACTAGAAGCTTCGCAATTGTCCCAACTATAGTTGTTTCTCTATTCTTTGACACTTATGATTCTGCATTGGATACCCTTAACCAGTGGTTAAATGTCCTCCAATCAGTTCAGATCCCATTTGTCCTCATTCCGCTTCTCACCTTGGTGTCGAAGGAGCAAGTGATGGGGGTTTTTAAGATTGGACCTACCATTCAA GCAGTAACTTGGATTGTTGCTGCACTTCTTCTCATAATCAACGGTTATCTTCTGCTGGAATTTTTCTCTTCCGAAATACATGGGCCGCTCTTTGGCTTGGTCGTCTGTGTCATCGTAGTTATATATATGGCATTCATTGCTTACCTCATTTTGCGTGGTAGGGACTTATTCATTCGTCTCACTTCATATTTCACAAGATATTCTCTTGTGCAGTTGGTTGTGACCAGATGTCTTTGTTCTCGTTCTTCTGTGTGA
- the LOC135622098 gene encoding F-box protein At3g56470-like, translating to MHSPDWTSLPPDLLAKISEEFPIPHRARIRATCKAWHSAMEPVISPSPWLLLPSENFEQHNSTFLCLPDNYCFTYPRLPQLSGVRCVGSHAGWFVIVGRKRKVSLLNPLSGNQICLPSHVARWNVDRVNHQAFKPNRIGKMVFSANPTVHSYVVVAIYRFTDWELTYTKSGEDRWNLLETALTENDGSYKDIMHHDGKFYCITRKGEVIAFDLSGVSPVVTIIARSSALVSVIPAGNYCIHLACSNTGELFLVLKLAIDYVLPYDVNKSEDVIVLRLQYSEDQPCWDVVKDLGNMSLLVGNSNSISISAEDLRGMRGNCIYLTEFFPETYSAGMLIYRKARMFDMKKGRWECLYSSTNFLPNTRKFPVFFQPPFWFTPSLL from the coding sequence ATGCACAGCCCCGATTGGACGTCACTCCCACCGGATCTGCTCGCAAAGATCAGCGAAGAGTTTCCCATCCCACATCGTGCTCGCATCCGTGCCACATGCAAGGCTTGGCATTCTGCAATGGAGCCCGTGATCAGCCCGTCCCCGTGGCTTCTCCTACCCAGCGAGAACTTTGAGCAGCACAATTCCACCTTTTTATGTCTCCCCGACAACTACTGCTTCACCTACCCCCGCCTCCCCCAGCTCAGCGGTGTGAGGTGTGTCGGATCCCACGCCGGTTGGTTTGTGATCGTCGGTAGGAAGCGAAAGGTCAGCCTCCTAAATCCGCTTTCCGGGAATCAAATCTGCCTCCCTTCCCACGTCGCCCGATGGAACGTCGACCGAGTAAACCACCAAGCATTCAAACCTAATCGCATTGGAAAGATGGTCTTCTCTGCAAACCCTACTGTCCATAGCTATGTTGTCGTGGCTATCTATAGATTTACAGATTGGGAGCTCACCTACACGAAGTCGGGCGAAGACAGGTGGAATCTTCTTGAAACGGCGTTGACCGAGAACGATGGTTCATACAAGGACATCATGCATCATGATGGCAAATTCTACTGCATAACGCGCAAAGGTGAAGTCATAGCTTTTGACCTAAGTGGAGTTAGCCCTGTAGTGACGATCATTGCCCGGAGTTCAGCACTTGTTAGTGTCATCCCCGCGGGTAATTACTGTATACACTTAGCATGCTCGAACACAGGGGAGCTGTTCCTGGTTTTGAAGCTTGCAATCGACTACGTACTTCCATATGATGTGAATAAATCAGAGGATGTCATCGTTCTCAGGTTGCAATACTCCGAGGACCAGCCTTGTTGGGATGTTGTGAAGGACTTGGGGAATATGTCTCTATTGGTGGGCAACAGCAATTCTATTTCGATTTCTGCCGAGGATTTACGAGGAATGAGAGGAAATTGCATCTATCTTACGGAGTTCTTCCCGGAGACGTATTCTGCAGGGATGCTAATTTATCGTAAAGCTAGAATGTTTGATATGAAAAAGGGAAGGTGGGAGTGCTTATATTCATCGACAAATTTTCTGCCAAACACCAGGAAATTTCCTGTGTTCTTCCAGCCACCCTTTTGGTTCACACCCTCACTGCTGTAA